From the genome of Miscanthus floridulus cultivar M001 chromosome 10, ASM1932011v1, whole genome shotgun sequence, one region includes:
- the LOC136488953 gene encoding uncharacterized protein, protein MPHREPPPNEDDDNEDNEAPRRAAGHGHGRGGFGHGFGRARRILVGGRDYDGDDDMLSDMDDHRHGGGHHGYRDRHRRRNDDGLRNMKVSIPPFSGQENADAYFEWETKVEQIFDLYEYSAEKKAKLAAIEFKGYAITWWNQVRTEYQRVGHVRITWEDMKREMRRRFVPAYYSRDLHLKLKRLVQGTRTVDEYFQELEMCVLHTGITEDEESIMARFLVGLNKPIADKVDMTTYTCLTELVHFAKRAESEEEDEFNNVFADLNLNTCEYSAEDGTFELGLNCLAIQPIPTFAHNDLLQDVVSPSFDEITSDDFDELLADFPDLTCSIMNTPSPSLVVRRVLSTQFVAAEQGQRHNLFQSRCKVKGQVCRFIIDGGSCNNIVSALLIEKLGLQPRRHPHPYYMQWLNNSGIVKVSAMIRLSFSIGDYHGEVDCDIVPMQACHLLLGRPWQFDVDSVHFGRSNKHTFIHNDKKVVLIPLSPEEIHASDMAREKREESDKRKLSEIPNTSKGESSNPSSHIKTHANPKQPHHTECLFVSKSDMREVRNTTAPFFVLLHKEVLLSTNDLPSSLPSVVLDLLQDFEDVFPDEILAGLPPLRGIEHQIDLVPGASLPNRPAYRTNPTETKEIQRQVKELLDKGYVRESLSPCAVPVLLVPKKDGSWRMCVDCHAINAITVRYRHPIPRLDDMLDELSGSIIFTKIDLRSGYHQIRMKLGDEWKTAFKTKIGLYEWLVMPFGLTNAPSTFMRLMNHVLRAFIGKFVVVYFDDILIYSKSFDEHLDHIRQVLAVLREEKLYGNIAKCTFCTDRVVFLGFVVSADGIQVDEEKVKAIKDWPTPTNVSQVRSFHGLVGFYRRFVKDFSTIAAPLNNLTKKDVPFKWGNEQDQAFNELKTKLCEAPLLQLPDFGKTFEIECDASGIGIGGVLLQEGKPVAYFSEKLNGPHLNYSVYDTELYALVRVLEVWQHYLLPKEFVIHSDHEALKYLKSQGKLNRRHAKWIEFIETFPYVVKHKCGKDNIVVDALSRRCGLVTQLDTKVLGLESIKTLYAADSDFKEPFSHCIAGKGWDKKHMLVA, encoded by the exons ATGCCTCATAGAGAACCACCACCAAatgaggatgatgacaatgaggataACGAGGCACCACGTCGTGCTGCTGGTCATGGACATGGACGTGGTGGGTTTGGCCATGGTTTTGGTCGTGCTCGGCGCATTCTAGTTGGAGGAAGAgattatgatggtgatgatgatatgtTGTCCGACATGGATGATCATCGACATGGTGGTGGCCATCATGGTTATCGTGACCGCCATCGTCGTCGTAATGATGATGGTTTAAGAAACATGAAAGTGTCTATTCCCCCTTTCAGCGGACAGGAGAATGCTGATGCTTATTTTGAATGGGAGACCAAGGTGGAACAAATATTTGATTTGTATGAATACTCTGCTGAAAAGAAGGCAAAGCTTGCAGCCATTGAGTTTAAAGGCTATGCCATAACTTGGTGGAATCAGGTCCGTACTGAATATCAGAGAGTTGGGCATGTTCGTATAACTTGGGAAGACATGAAGAGAGAAATGCGACGTCGTTTTGTTCCAGCATATTACTCTCGTGATCTACATTTGAAGCTGAAACGTCTTGTGCAAGGTACTCGTACTGTTGATGAATATTTTCAAGAATTGGAAATGTGTGTACTTCATACAGGGATAACTGAAGATGAGGAATCCATAATGGCTCGGTTTCTAGTTGGCCTCAATAAACCCATTGCTGATAAAGTGGATATGACAACCTACACATGTCTCACCGAGTTGGTTCATTTTGCAAAGAGGGCTGAAAG TGAAGAGGAGGACGAGTTTAACAATGTATTTGCAGATCTTAATCTTAACACTTGTGAGTATTCAGCAGAGGATGGTACATTTGAGCTAGGtctaaattgtttagccattcaacCTATTCCAACTTTTGCTCACAATGACCTATTACAAGATGTTGTTTCTCCATCTTTCGACGAGATTACTAGTGATGATTTTGATGAGTTGCTTGCTGATTTTCCTGATTTGACGTGTTCTATAATGAACACACCATCTCCTTCTTTGGTGGTGAGGCGAGTTCTTTCCACTCAATTTGTTGCTGCTGAACAaggacaacgccataatttgtttcaatccAGATGCAAAGTGAAAGGACAAGTGTGCCGTTTCATCATAGATGGTGGGAGCTGCAATAATATTGTTAGTGCTTTGCTTATTGAGAAGCTTGGCTTGCAGCCACGTCGCCATCCACATCCATACTATATGCAATGGTTGAATAATTCTGGGATAGTTAAGGTTTCAGCCATGATTCGTTTGTCATTTTCCATTGGTGATTATCATGGAGAGGTGGATTGTGATATTGTCCCCATGCAAGCATGCCATTTGCTGCTTGGTCGGCCCTGGCAATTTGATGTGGACTCGGTGCATTTTGGACGGTCTAACAAACACACTTTCATTCACAATGACAAGAAGGTGGTTCTTATTCCATTATCTCCAGAGGAGATACATGCTTCAGATATGGCTCGCGAGAAAAGAGAGGAATCTGACAAAAGAAAATTGAGTGAGATCCCCAACACAAGTAAGGGAGAGAGTTCTAACCCATCCAGCCACATAAAGACTCATGCCAATCCTAAACAGCCACACCACACTGAGTGTCTCTTTGTGAGCAAGAGTGATATGAGAGAAGTGAGAAACACCACAGCCCCATTCTTTGTGCTCTTGCACAAGGAGGTCTTACTTTCAACTAACGATTTACCTTCATCGTTGCCtagtgttgttcttgatctcttacAGGACTTCgaagatgtttttcccgatgagatACTAGCTGGACTTCCTCCACTCCGTGGaattgagcatcaaattgatttggtaCCAGGTGCTTCTCTTCCAAATCGTCCAGCCTACCGCACCAATCCCACAGAgacaaaggaaattcagcgacaggtAAAAGAGCTTTTGGACAAAGGGTATGTTCGTGAATCCTTATCACCATGTGCTGTTCCCGTTCTTTTAGTTCCAAAGAAAGATGGCtcttggcgcatgtgtgttgattgtcatGCTATCAATGCTATAACTGTTCGATATCGCCATCCCATTCCACGACttgatgacatgttagatgaattgagtggttccatcattttcaccaagattgatttgcgtagtggctatcatcaaatccgcATGAAACTtggtgatgaatggaaaacagcatTTAAAACTAAAATTGGTCTCTATGAATGGCTTGTGATGccatttggcttgacaaatgctccttcaacttttatgcgcttaatgaaCCATGTTTTACGAGCTTTCATTGGCAAGTTTGtagttgtttattttgatgatattctgATCTATAGCAAATCATttgatgaacatcttgatcatatCCGTCAAGTACTTGCTGTTTTGAGGGAAGAGAAATTGTATGGCAACATTgctaagtgcaccttttgcacagacCGTGTTGTTTTCCTTGGCTTTGTTGTTTCCGCAGATGGTATTCAGGTTGATGAAGAAAAGGTTAAAGCAATAAAGGATTGGCCTACACCTACAAATGTGAGTCAAGTTCGAAGTTTTCATGGTCTTGTAGGTTTTTATAGGCGTTTTGTTAAAGATTTTAGCACCATCGCTGCACCCCTCAACAATTTAACAAAGAAGGATGTTCCATTCAAGTGGGGTAATGAACAAGACCAAGCCTTCAATGAGCTAAAAACAAAGCTTTGTGAAGCACCGCTGCTACAACTTCCTGATTTTGGTAAGACATTTGAGatcgaatgtgatgcaagtggtattGGCATAGGAGGTGTACTACTTCAAGAAGGTAAACCTGTTGCCTACTTTTCTGAAAAGTTGAATGGTCCACATCTGAATTATTCTGTCTATGATACAGAGCTTTATGCCTTAGTTCGAGTTTTGGAAGTTTGGCAACATTATTTGTTACCTAAAGAATTTGTCATCcattctgatcatgaagctttgaaatatctaaaaagtcaaggcaaactgaaccgtagacatgctaaATGGATTGAGTTCATTGAAACATTTCCCTATGTTGTAAAACATAAGTGTGGAAAAGATAACATTGTTGTCGATGCCTTATCACGGAGATGTGGTTTGGTTACACAATTAGATACAAAAGTGCTTG